In Kineococcus sp. NBC_00420, a single genomic region encodes these proteins:
- a CDS encoding YceI family protein translates to MSPDRETDLRADRNVGAQAGAGVTGEGKVLTREGWPVTGASVTLLGADGAQVARAVTAGDGVFSLDGVPAGAATMLVAAPAHEPRATTVVVPADGAWHVGEVRLRRQGGSDVPPPGIWAIDVTHSTISARAHHLGLSAVTGRFTSFSGVITVPEDVTRSRVEVEIDATSIDTGNTQRDEHLRSADFLNTTEFPTLSFRATGLQRGADGWVLAGDLTLLATTRPVQLQLSYSGSGPDPWGGTRAAFSATAELHRDDFKMNWNQAVGIGVAVFGTTLKVAIDVEAVLQQ, encoded by the coding sequence GTGAGTCCCGACCGCGAGACCGACCTGCGCGCCGACCGGAACGTCGGCGCGCAGGCCGGCGCGGGCGTCACCGGCGAGGGGAAGGTGCTGACCCGTGAGGGGTGGCCCGTCACCGGCGCCTCGGTCACGCTGCTCGGCGCCGACGGGGCCCAGGTGGCCCGGGCCGTGACCGCCGGCGACGGGGTCTTCTCCCTCGACGGCGTCCCGGCGGGGGCCGCGACGATGCTCGTCGCGGCCCCGGCCCACGAGCCGCGGGCCACGACCGTCGTCGTCCCGGCCGACGGGGCCTGGCACGTCGGGGAGGTTCGTCTGCGCCGTCAGGGCGGCAGCGACGTCCCCCCGCCCGGGATCTGGGCGATCGACGTCACGCACTCGACGATCTCCGCGCGCGCCCACCACCTGGGACTCTCGGCGGTCACGGGACGCTTCACCAGCTTCTCCGGGGTGATCACCGTCCCCGAGGACGTCACCCGTTCCCGCGTCGAGGTCGAGATCGACGCGACCTCGATCGACACCGGCAACACCCAGCGCGACGAGCACCTGCGCTCGGCGGACTTCCTCAACACCACGGAGTTCCCGACGTTGTCGTTCCGGGCGACGGGTCTGCAGCGCGGAGCCGACGGGTGGGTCCTCGCCGGGGACCTGACCCTGCTGGCCACCACCCGGCCCGTGCAGCTGCAGCTGTCCTACTCCGGCAGCGGTCCCGACCCGTGGGGTGGCACCCGGGCTGCGTTCTCGGCCACGGCCGAGCTGCACCGCGACGACTTCAAGATGAACTGGAACCAGGCCGTCGGCATCGGTGTCGCCGTCTTCGGGACCACGCTCAAGGTCGCGATCGACGTCGAGGCCGTCCTCCAGCAGTGA